The DNA window ACAAGATAATCGATTCCTTTCAGTATCGAATCTATCCATCTTCCAAGAGATGCTCCATCTTGGTATCCATCGTTGTAGGAATATCCACTAAACGGAATATTCCCATATAATAAGTTTCCATTTTCATCTTTTGCAGCAGAATGCAGAGCTATTGCATAGGTAAATCCTCTGTCTTTCAGCTGAGATGGTGTTCCTGCGGAGGAAAATGTTTCATAATTCCCATCTTGAGCTTTAAAGTACCACAATCCATATGTGGCCACAATATCACCTCAATAAGTAGTTATATGATAGTACTTTAAAAATGATACTGTTAGGATAAGCAGTGGGACATCAGGTTTAAGTTTCTGACACTACTTCAGAAAAAGAAGGACCGTAGTTATCCTAACAGTATCGAGGGAATAAAAGAAGGGAAAGAAGTCACTCCCTCCTCCTGAGGAGGAGCGGCACGACGGCAAGGCCAACGAGGGCCGCTGGCCCACAGGTGCTCTTACCCTCAGAGGACGTCTGCTTGGCTGTGGTAGTCTTAGCGGCCTTTGAAGTGCTGGCGACAGTGATCTCCTTGGTAACAGTTCCCTTGTTACCGTAGAAGTCCTCCGCGACTATCTCTATCTTGTACTTACCCTCCTTAAGGCCAGGAAGCTGGACGATGTAGAAGGTGTCTCCCGGCTTCCCGCTTGAGGGTTCGCCCGGGAACTTGTCAACCTTACCGTACTTGACAGGGTTTCCGTTCTCATCGTATATGACGGCGTAGAGGTCCCTTATGCCGAGGTTGTCCTGGGCCGTGAAGTAGGCCATAAAGTTAGCGTTCGGCTTCGGGTGGCTGGGCTGGAGGTAGGCTATCTGAACCACGGGCTTCTCGGTATCAGCGGCAGTGTCAATGACAAGCTGGGAAACACCCTGCGGAATCGTTACGTTCAGCATTATGTAGTACTGGTCGGCGATCTGCCTCTCGCCGATAATGGTATAGGTTATGTTTGTGACCTTTGGATCGATCTTCGCATCCTTGGGTATCGGGAGAACTATCGGGCCGCTAACGCTTTCATCGAGCTCGTTAATGAACTTGACCGCAGTCCCTTCCTTCGAGATGTGCCTGAAGGCCATAAACCTCTGTGGAACCGGAACGCTCATGAAGTCGCTCTGAACCTTGTCGTCCTTGATCTCAACGTTTACATAGGGCATCTCAACTGTTCCGTCCTCTTTGATAACAACGAGGTTGCTTCCGTACCAGGTCGGGCTGTACTCTGGGTGTGTCGGTGGGTTGCTCTCCTTGTCCGGAGCGCCGGTTGAGGTCAGGGTAAGGAAGTAGTGCTTGTTGCCGTCCTTGTCGATATAGAGCCAGTACATGTCGTGGTGGATGTGCCCGCTCATGGTAAGCGGCACGTTGTACTTGACTATATCTTCAAGGAAGCGCTTGGAGATCTCCTCCTGTGCTGACCAGCTCCTGCGGAGGTGCTTCTTAATCTGATCCCAGTCAGCATTCGGGTCAAGGCCCTTGAGAATACCGCCGAGGTAGTTCCAGCCTGGGTCAAAGAAGTACGGGTGGTGGTAGAGGATTATCGGTGTGTAGCCCTTGTGCTCATCGAGAACCTTCTCCATCCACTCGATCTGATCCATTGTCGGGTATCCCTGATCACCACCGGTATCGAGCCCTATTATGATGAACTTGCCGATGGTCACATAGAAGTACTTCGGCCCGAGGAGCTGGGTGTAAACGGTTGGTGGATCGTCGTGGTTGCCCTTGATCCCAACAACGGGAAGGTCAGCAGCGGAGGTGTCCTTGGTTATGTCGAACATTATCTTGTAACCGACCATGTCACCGCTGGTATCAACTTCATCTCCCGTGTTTATCATGAGCGTGGCTCCCTTCATTCCCCAGTAGAGGTAGGCGCTGTAAGTGGCGACGACGCTGTGGAGCGGGATTGGGTTCGGGCACATCTTTTCAAGCTTGTAGATGTTGTTCTGGAAGTAGTCGCCGCAGACGTAGCCGATCTTTGCACCTGTAGTGACGTGGGTGTCGCTCGTCCAGGCAAGCCTAAGTTCCTTCGGCCATTCTTTGAACACCTTCAGGCCGTTGGGGAGGACGAGGGTGCCCTTGTTGGTCTTTATGAGCAGGAAGTAAGTGTCTGGGACTATATCGTCCGGAGTCTTGACTTTCACAGTAGTTATTCCATCTTCTCCCGGTGACGTTCCCTGGATCTCCAGCTGGTACGGGCCATGAAGCACTGAAACAGCTTCAATTGAGCTTATTGTAACTCCGTCCTTCACATAAAGCTCAAAGCTCTCTCCTGGAAGTGCAAATGCCGGAACAACTGGTGCCGGTTGGTATAGGTAGTCGCTGTAGGTGTAGGAGTACTCCTCTGCCGAGACATAGCCTGCAGCGGCCAAAACAGCAGTCAGGGCAAGCAGCATGGAGAGGACTTTCCTCAGCATGGTATCACCGAGTAATAAAAAACCCGCACCTCTTAAAACGTTTCCTCCAGATACTATTTTCGAACCATAGGAAGGTAAAACACTGACTCCGCCCGTTTGATCCCTCCGGATTCAGAGTTAATCAATATGTTCAACAATGTATTCTGCCGCCTCTGAGCTTCCACCGAGATGCCTGTAGAGGGAGTAAAGGTCGAGAATCTTGTCCCGAAGCTCAGATGTGGGCCTAACCAGATGCCTGGTGAAGAGAACCGCCATTTCAACAAGGATGCAATCGGCCCTGCTAAAAGGAGTGGGCCTTACATCGCCGGCAATCTCCTTTTCCGGAAGGAATTCACATTTGAGTACTTCAGTAGTCCCAAGCTTGTCCGCCCATACATCTCTCCTGCACCGGGCTTCCCCCAGCCAGCCTGGAAGACCGGATATCCACCTATATTGGCCATCAGACTCAAAGGAGAGCTTCACATCGAGGTTTAGAGCAGTTTTCACCAGGAGCTCAGCATCCCACGTCATCTGGAGAGCAACTCGATTGTGCTCTAAGAGATCCCTAAAGCTCCTCCCGGGAAAGAGCTTGAAGTGAAGCGTTTCTCTCATCCTCACGACGCCGATTGGAGTAACGTTGGACTTTGAGACCAGAATAAGCTCGTAAACTTGGCCCTCTCTCATTGACTCCAGCATGCAGGTCCACCTCAAAAAAGGAGGAGAGATCAGAGCTGCTTGGGAAGGACGATTATGTCCTCGCGGTCGATGTAGAACTTGACCGGCTGGGTCGGGCGGAGGCCATGGACTTCCCTGTCGCTGATGGTCCTCGCGATGATCCTCGTCTCCCCGAAGAGGCCGACGACCTCTGTGAAGAAGCCGTAGTACTCGACGAGGTCAACGGTGCCCTCGATGGAAACGGCGTTCTCCACTGGGTGGAGCTTTATCCTCTCCGGCCTTATGACGAGGACAACGTCGTCCTTCTTGCCGTCGTAGTGGAGGCCGTCGAGGCGGAAGCTCTCGAACTCGACAGTGACCTTGTCCCCGCTCCTCTCAACGACTTTGGCGGGGATGACGTTGGTCTTGCCCATGAAGCTGGCGACGAACTCGCTTTTCGGCCTCTCGTAGATGTCCCTAGGTGTTCCCACCTGCTCCACCGTTCCGACGTTCATGACGGCTATCCTGTCGCTTATCGCCATTGCCTCTTCCTGGTCGTGGGTGACGTAGATGACGGTTATTCCCAGCTCGCGCTGGATTCTCCTTATCTCGGAGCGCATCTCAAGCCTGAGCTTTGCGTCGAGGTTGCTGAGGGGCTCATCGAGGAGTAGAACCTTCGGCTCAACCACCAGGGCCCTGGCTATCGCAACGCGCTGCTGCTGACCGCCGGAGAGCTGGGTTGGGTAGCGGTTCTCGAAGCCCTTGAGCTTGACTAGCTCAAGCGCCCACTCGACCTTCTTCTTTATTTCCTCCTTGGGGAGCTTCTTGAGCTTTAGACCGTAGGCGACGTTGTCGAAGACCGTCATGTGCGGCCATAGGGCGTAGTTCTGGAACACGAGGACGGCACCGCGCTCGTAGGATGGGAGATACGTGACTTCCTGGTCGTCGAAGTATATCTTCCCGCTCGTTGGATAGTCCAGGCCGGCTATCATTCTCAGCGTCGTCGTCTTTCCACAGCCGCTCGGACCGAGGAGTGTGAACAGCTCTCCGTGCTTTATGTGGAGGTCTATCCCCTTAACGGCCTGAAAGCCGTCGAATTCTTTAACAACGTTCTCAAGCCTGACGTCAACCATTATCATCACCTCATGTAAGGCCTATGAAGGAGTACCTCTGCTTGGTTATCACGTTGGCTATGACTATGGCCGTTATCTGGACTGCCATGAGGAACACACCCAAGGCGGCGGCGAGGTTGGCGCTTCCAACCGCTCCGATGATTAGCTCCTTCATCTTCGCAGTTATCGGATACCATGTCGAGTTTATCGAACCCAAGGTGATGCCGACGCTGGTCTCGCTCATACAGTAGACGAAGCTGAGCATTGCACCTCCGAAGAGGTTGAGGTATATCATCGGTATTATGACGCTCACGAGCGCTTTCCACCTTCCTGCTCCGAGGTTCATGGCCGCTTCCTCAAGGGAGACGTGAACCTGCTGCAGGCCGGCTGAGATCGAACGGGCCGCGAAGGGCAGACGCCTTATCGAGTAGGCCAGTATCAGCGCCGCTCCCGGGAAGAACTCCAGCAGGTTGGTGGGGTCGAGTGTGCTTCCCTTGAAGGGCGGAACCGTCGAAAAGAAGAAGAAATAGCTCATTGCTATAACTATTCCCGGAACGGCTATCGGTATTGTGGCGAGGCTGTCTATCACCGGGGCGAGCCTGGCCTTCTTGAACCTGTTTGAAGCGTAGGCGGAGGTGAGCGAGAGGAGGATTATGATGAGGACTGCGGCGGTCGAGTACATGAGGCTGTTGATGATGACCCTCTCGATGTCCGGCTGGGTTACGATGGCCTTTATGTTGTCAAGCGTGAAGCCGCTGGGCCACGTCCCGTACCAGCTCTTGGAAAAGGCCAGCAGGAGAACTCCTATCTGCGGGAACACCGTTATGAGGAGAACCGGAACGGCGACGAAGGCTATCAGGAGGGCCTGCCACCACCTGGGCTTCGCCACCCTTGGGTTCCACCTTCCGCCCTTGCTGAGCATGGCGTACTGCCTCAGGCCGACGTACCACCTGACGGCCAGGAACATTATGATCGCCAGCGTCAGCATGACGAGGGCCAAAGCGGCCATCTGCGGGTTGCCTATTGCGAATCCCGAAACAAAGGAGCTGTAAATCTGGTAGGACATGAGCTTCTTGGCTATTGGGCTTCCCTGGAAGACTATCGGAGCGGCGAGGTCTTCGAGGCTGAAGATTCCAACGAGTATCGCACCGCTCATGATTCCCGGAAGTGCAAGCGGGAAGGTAACAGTCCTGAAGAGGTGGAAGCTCCTGCTCCCGAGGTTCTCGGCCTGCTCCTCGAGGGAGGGGTCGATGTTGATGAAGCTCGCGTAGGCGTTGAGATAAACGATTGGGTAGTAGGTTATCGTCTGGGCGATAATAACGCCAACTAGGCCATCTATCCAGATGGGCTTCGGGAGAAGATGGAGGTGGTCATGAAGAATCCAGTTTATTATCCCATCGGGCAGGAACATCTTCTTAACGACGACGACGTTGACGAACGGCGTGACGAGGAGCGGAATGAAGAGGAGCACCCTCATGACGTTCTTGCCGGGGAAGTCGTAGCGGGCCATTATAAAGGCAAACACTGTTCCAAGGATCGTCGTTAGGATCATCACTGAGATTGAGACTAGTATGGAGTTAATGACAACACCGAAGTCCCAGCCGTAGAAGTGATAGACCTCCCGCCCTCCATAAGTTAGAGTCTTTACTAGGTACCCGTCAGGGTGAAGTGGGTTGAAGTAGTATGCAGATCTGAAGATGCTACTGAACCAGTGGGCTGATAAGTGTCCGTTGTACTCAAACGCTGTCGCTAGCATTACAAACACGGGGATGATTAGAAACGCCACGAGGTAGAGCAGGGGAAACAGGAACGACGTCATGACAACGCCGTCCGGTAGCGGCGTTCCGAACAACCTTTCGCTCCACTTACTGACCTTCATTGGGCAACCACCTCTCGCTAAGTTACACTACGTCCCAACAGAATGGGGTCTATAAGCGTGTTTTAAATGTTTCTGGTCGTGATCTTAGGAATACTCAGCACTCCAAGCACCAAAATTAGACGTTCAAGTGAAACAGTGGGGAACGCTAATCGGAGTGGTTCAAAAAAGCAAAAGCCGAGCCAAAACAGGAGAAAAGGAAGTAAAGGGCTTCAGCCGGTAATCTTGTTAAGCTCTTCGAGAACTTTGTTGTACTTCTCCTGGGCGGCGGTGCGCCACTCGTCCATGAGCTGGCCCTGGAATCCCGCATCGGTGGCTATCCTGTCGTTGATCTTCGCGGCATAGTCCTCGGTGAAGGTAACCATCTGGCCGGTTTCGGGGTCCTTGAACTCTATTGGTGCAGTAAGCTCGTCCTTGAGCTTCTCAAACTGCTCCTGGGTGATCTTCCCTTCCTTGTAAGCGTTGACTAGCGCCATCCAGGCCTGGTGGAGAGGACCGTTCACATCGACGAGGGTCGCCTTGAAGTAGTACTGGAGGGAGTTAACGGTCTTAAGTGCCCTAGCGTCATCGAACGGGATTCCCTTGCTGGCTATTGAGAGCTGGTAGGCCTTGTAGAGTGCGGGAGCGGCTTGAACGTAGGTCTCACCCGCGTGCTGGCCCTTGAAGAGTATCTTGGCCTCTTTCTCAGTTATGGTCATGTTGAAGACCTCTGGGTTGATCGGGAGCCTATTGATGTCGGGGCTCATCCAGACCTTCTGGCCCTCGGTGAGAACCCAGTAGATAAAGGCCTGGGCCGCCTCGGGGTGCTTGCTGTACTTGAGAAGTGCTATCGGATCACCGTTTATGATGCTCTCCTCCTCAGGGATAACGTAGACACAGTTCGGGTTCTGCTCCATAGCGGTGTAGCCGTAGAAGTCAATCGTGTTTCCAGCCGCTATCTCACCGTTGATGACTGCATCCCTGACGGCATCGCTGGCCTCGTAGACCTTGGAGTTGGCCGCTATGAGGGTCATTATCCTCCATCCCTCGTCCCAGCCAAAGGCCTGGAGGATGATCTGGTAAATCCTGGTGTTGGAGGTGCTCCTCGTCGGGTCCGCTATGCCGTACATCTGCGGATCCCTAGCCCACTCCGGGGAAGCTATGTCCTCCCACTTCCTCGGGAACGGAAGCCCCTGCTTGTTGAGAATGTCCTTGTTAACGGTGAAGCCGAAGGACGAGAGGGCCGCCGCTATCCAGTAGACCTGGCTCCCGTTCTTCCTCACCATTGCCATCCCAGCTAACTCCTCTGGAATCTGCTTGCCGATCAGGGCCAGTATCCTCTGGTCGGTGATCGGGGAGAGGTAGCCCATCCTGTACATGTCGTCGAAGAGTGTTGGACCTCCACCCCAGCCGACGTCGGCTCCCTTCTTGATATAGCTCGGCCATAGGGACTCAGGCACACCGATGAACTTGAGATCCTTGATGTTGTACTGCTTCGCTATGTCGCTCTGGAGAAAGAGCTGCTTGACCTTGTACTGGATAGTTGCATCATGCCTTGTAACGATAACAAGGGTTATTCCCTGACCTCCTGAGGTTGCCGTCCCACTGCTGGTGCCTCCGCCACTGATACAGCCGCTTGCAACTACACTTAAGCCAAGAACGAGTATCAATAGGGCACCTATAAAGCGTTTCATGGCAACATCCCCGTTAGAAGTTTAACGAACCCAATAAAAGGATGTCGGTTGAATGAAACAAAAAGAAGGGGAGGAAATCACTTCCTCCTCCTGAGGAGGAGCGGAACCACTGCGAGACCGACGAGGAACGCCGGACCGCAGGTGCTCTTTGAGCCGCCGGCATTCTCCTCCACTCCCTTGGTCATCTCAATGCTCCACTTGAAGATGTTTGAGACAACCTTGGGTCCATCGAGTTGCCTGTCGTAGTACACACTGCTCCACATAGGCTCGTAGCCGCCGATTGGGGTCTCGCCGCTAACGATGATCACGCTTGGATTCTTGCCCTCGAGCTTGATAATCTGGGCAGCCGCGATGGGGAACTCACCCTGCTCACCAGCAGTGTAAGCGTTTGCAGCGGGGTCGGTGTTCTCTTTTATGACAGAGTCACCGGTACTGTGAATGAGAACGTAAGTGTTCTCAGGCTTCTCCCCCGGTGTAAGCTTGTGCCAGTCACCACTGCCATCCACACCGTCAACCCAGGCAACAACACCGGGACCGTGGGCGAGGACGGCCCCATCGTTTTCGAAGCCCTGGACGAGGATGTCCCTCTTGGGGGTGTCGTTCCAGGGGTCGAGATAGGCTATGACACGGTAGGGAGCTCCGGCGTTACTGACGGGGTCTTCAACCGAAGCCTGGTCAACCCTGAGGTTGGTGAGTCCAAGCTGGTCGATGAAGCTGTCAACGAACTGCTGGGTCTTTGCACCGTTACCATAGTCAGAATCGCCTGCAATCCAGAGGACGTGGCCGCCTTCCTCAAGCCACTTCTTAATGGCTTCAGCCTCGTCCGGGTAGAGCGGGCTTGAGGGCTGGCCAATTATGAGAATCTTAACGTTGTTGGCCTTAAGGGCGTCGTAGGTTATATTGTCGCCGATGTGCTTAATGCCGAGATCAGCCTCGTACTTCGCATCGCCGAAGTAGACTAAGGTGTAGTCGGTCAGAACCTTGAGCATTCCCTCGGTCAGGGTCTTGTTCTTATAGGTGACATCGGTCAGTCCCTTGGGGTTCTCGCCGTGGGCGAGGTCAACGGCTATAACGACCTCTCCCTCGGCGCTGACCTTTGGTGTCGCCACAGTCCCAAAAAGGGACAGCAAAACAACAGCCGCTAGTATTATTGCAGCCTTCCTCATGGTATCACCGTTTGATTTAATTACAATGAAGTTATAAATCTTATCGATCGAACTTTAACAGCCCTGAAAAACTTCCGCAAAGCCCTTAAAGGCTCCCGCCGTTTCAGGGTTGGGTGAAAGGTATGGACATAGAGAGCAGGATAGAGCTCATCAAGAGAAAACCGACCGAGGAACTGCTGACCGAGGAAAACCTGAGGCACATCCTTGAGGTCGGTGCCCCGCTTCAGCACTACATAGGCTTCGAGATAAGCGGTTACATTCACCTCGGGACTGGCTTAATGGCAGGGGCCAAGATAGCCGACCTCCAGAAGGCCGGCGTGAAGACGAGGGTCTTCCTTGCTGACTGGCACAGCTGGATAAACGACAAGCTAGGCGGAGACCTCGAGACAATCCAGAAGGTCGCGCTCACCTACTTCAAAGAAGGTATGAAGCAGAGCATCAAGGTCATGGGCGGCGATCCCGATAAGGTGGAGTTTGTCTTAGCAAGCGAGATACTCGAGAACGGTGACTACTGGCAGACGGTCATAGACATCTCAAAGAACGTCACCCTCAGCAGGGTCATGCGCTCGATAACGATAATGGGAAGGCAGATGGGAGAGGCCATAGACTTCGCCAAGCTTATTTACCCG is part of the Thermococcus stetteri genome and encodes:
- a CDS encoding CGP-CTERM sorting domain-containing protein, which gives rise to MLRKVLSMLLALTAVLAAAGYVSAEEYSYTYSDYLYQPAPVVPAFALPGESFELYVKDGVTISSIEAVSVLHGPYQLEIQGTSPGEDGITTVKVKTPDDIVPDTYFLLIKTNKGTLVLPNGLKVFKEWPKELRLAWTSDTHVTTGAKIGYVCGDYFQNNIYKLEKMCPNPIPLHSVVATYSAYLYWGMKGATLMINTGDEVDTSGDMVGYKIMFDITKDTSAADLPVVGIKGNHDDPPTVYTQLLGPKYFYVTIGKFIIIGLDTGGDQGYPTMDQIEWMEKVLDEHKGYTPIILYHHPYFFDPGWNYLGGILKGLDPNADWDQIKKHLRRSWSAQEEISKRFLEDIVKYNVPLTMSGHIHHDMYWLYIDKDGNKHYFLTLTSTGAPDKESNPPTHPEYSPTWYGSNLVVIKEDGTVEMPYVNVEIKDDKVQSDFMSVPVPQRFMAFRHISKEGTAVKFINELDESVSGPIVLPIPKDAKIDPKVTNITYTIIGERQIADQYYIMLNVTIPQGVSQLVIDTAADTEKPVVQIAYLQPSHPKPNANFMAYFTAQDNLGIRDLYAVIYDENGNPVKYGKVDKFPGEPSSGKPGDTFYIVQLPGLKEGKYKIEIVAEDFYGNKGTVTKEITVASTSKAAKTTTAKQTSSEGKSTCGPAALVGLAVVPLLLRRRE
- a CDS encoding DUF447 domain-containing protein; translation: MLESMREGQVYELILVSKSNVTPIGVVRMRETLHFKLFPGRSFRDLLEHNRVALQMTWDAELLVKTALNLDVKLSFESDGQYRWISGLPGWLGEARCRRDVWADKLGTTEVLKCEFLPEKEIAGDVRPTPFSRADCILVEMAVLFTRHLVRPTSELRDKILDLYSLYRHLGGSSEAAEYIVEHID
- a CDS encoding ABC transporter ATP-binding protein; its protein translation is MVDVRLENVVKEFDGFQAVKGIDLHIKHGELFTLLGPSGCGKTTTLRMIAGLDYPTSGKIYFDDQEVTYLPSYERGAVLVFQNYALWPHMTVFDNVAYGLKLKKLPKEEIKKKVEWALELVKLKGFENRYPTQLSGGQQQRVAIARALVVEPKVLLLDEPLSNLDAKLRLEMRSEIRRIQRELGITVIYVTHDQEEAMAISDRIAVMNVGTVEQVGTPRDIYERPKSEFVASFMGKTNVIPAKVVERSGDKVTVEFESFRLDGLHYDGKKDDVVLVIRPERIKLHPVENAVSIEGTVDLVEYYGFFTEVVGLFGETRIIARTISDREVHGLRPTQPVKFYIDREDIIVLPKQL
- a CDS encoding ABC transporter permease, which translates into the protein MKVSKWSERLFGTPLPDGVVMTSFLFPLLYLVAFLIIPVFVMLATAFEYNGHLSAHWFSSIFRSAYYFNPLHPDGYLVKTLTYGGREVYHFYGWDFGVVINSILVSISVMILTTILGTVFAFIMARYDFPGKNVMRVLLFIPLLVTPFVNVVVVKKMFLPDGIINWILHDHLHLLPKPIWIDGLVGVIIAQTITYYPIVYLNAYASFINIDPSLEEQAENLGSRSFHLFRTVTFPLALPGIMSGAILVGIFSLEDLAAPIVFQGSPIAKKLMSYQIYSSFVSGFAIGNPQMAALALVMLTLAIIMFLAVRWYVGLRQYAMLSKGGRWNPRVAKPRWWQALLIAFVAVPVLLITVFPQIGVLLLAFSKSWYGTWPSGFTLDNIKAIVTQPDIERVIINSLMYSTAAVLIIILLSLTSAYASNRFKKARLAPVIDSLATIPIAVPGIVIAMSYFFFFSTVPPFKGSTLDPTNLLEFFPGAALILAYSIRRLPFAARSISAGLQQVHVSLEEAAMNLGAGRWKALVSVIIPMIYLNLFGGAMLSFVYCMSETSVGITLGSINSTWYPITAKMKELIIGAVGSANLAAALGVFLMAVQITAIVIANVITKQRYSFIGLT
- a CDS encoding ABC transporter substrate-binding protein, whose amino-acid sequence is MKRFIGALLILVLGLSVVASGCISGGGTSSGTATSGGQGITLVIVTRHDATIQYKVKQLFLQSDIAKQYNIKDLKFIGVPESLWPSYIKKGADVGWGGGPTLFDDMYRMGYLSPITDQRILALIGKQIPEELAGMAMVRKNGSQVYWIAAALSSFGFTVNKDILNKQGLPFPRKWEDIASPEWARDPQMYGIADPTRSTSNTRIYQIILQAFGWDEGWRIMTLIAANSKVYEASDAVRDAVINGEIAAGNTIDFYGYTAMEQNPNCVYVIPEEESIINGDPIALLKYSKHPEAAQAFIYWVLTEGQKVWMSPDINRLPINPEVFNMTITEKEAKILFKGQHAGETYVQAAPALYKAYQLSIASKGIPFDDARALKTVNSLQYYFKATLVDVNGPLHQAWMALVNAYKEGKITQEQFEKLKDELTAPIEFKDPETGQMVTFTEDYAAKINDRIATDAGFQGQLMDEWRTAAQEKYNKVLEELNKITG
- a CDS encoding CGP-CTERM sorting domain-containing protein: MRKAAIILAAVVLLSLFGTVATPKVSAEGEVVIAVDLAHGENPKGLTDVTYKNKTLTEGMLKVLTDYTLVYFGDAKYEADLGIKHIGDNITYDALKANNVKILIIGQPSSPLYPDEAEAIKKWLEEGGHVLWIAGDSDYGNGAKTQQFVDSFIDQLGLTNLRVDQASVEDPVSNAGAPYRVIAYLDPWNDTPKRDILVQGFENDGAVLAHGPGVVAWVDGVDGSGDWHKLTPGEKPENTYVLIHSTGDSVIKENTDPAANAYTAGEQGEFPIAAAQIIKLEGKNPSVIIVSGETPIGGYEPMWSSVYYDRQLDGPKVVSNIFKWSIEMTKGVEENAGGSKSTCGPAFLVGLAVVPLLLRRRK